The following coding sequences are from one Clarias gariepinus isolate MV-2021 ecotype Netherlands chromosome 19, CGAR_prim_01v2, whole genome shotgun sequence window:
- the LOC128507563 gene encoding legumain-like has translation MARDIVANKDVAFVILQKKIQSAKTPEEKERYEKERFDLMQGRELVIKSMNQIVTKCTNSPEEFEKILHGKSKAHGTREYKEVAEHYKEKCFNWHETKYHSAMEHLYLFANLLEEKVSVERIKSAIDEVGEEMKTKMENEKEQGQEKD, from the exons ATGGCTCGTGACATTGTGGCAAACAAGGATGTCGCATTTGTGATTTTGCAGAAGAAGATCCAGTCTGCAAAAACCcctgaggaaaaagaaagatatGAGAAGGAAAGGTTTGACCTTATGCAG GGAAGAGAGCTGGTCATAAAATCCATGAATCAAATCGTGACAAAGTGCACAAACTCCCCTGAAGAATTTGAAAAGATTTTGCACGGAAAGAGCAAAGCCCACGGAACCCGGGAATATAAGGAAGTTGCTGAGCACTACAAAGAAAAGTGCTTTAACTGGCATGAGACAAAG TATCACTCTGCGATGGAGCACCTTTATCTCTTTGCTAACTTGCTTGAGGAGAAAGTTTCAGTTGAAAG GATTAAGAGTGCAATTGATGAAGTGGGTGAGGAAATGAAAACCAAAATGGAAAACGAAAAAGAACAAGGACAGGAAAAAGATTAA